From a region of the Haematobia irritans isolate KBUSLIRL chromosome 4, ASM5000362v1, whole genome shotgun sequence genome:
- the LOC142233036 gene encoding single-pass membrane and coiled-coil domain-containing protein 4 homolog, producing the protein MRQLKGKVKETRKQRKERRLENLAIQNQMKTVVLPVIGVLALVIAVFVYIKTRPSAIITDV; encoded by the coding sequence ATGCGTCAACTAAAAGGTAAGGTTAAGGAAACGCGAAAGCAACGCAAGGAAAGGCGATTGGAAAATTTGGCCATacaaaatcaaatgaaaacaGTGGTTTTGCCTGTTATTGGTGTCCTGGCTTTAGTTATTGCtgttttcgtttatatcaaaaccAGACCATCGGCCATAATTACCGACGTGTAG
- the LOC142233035 gene encoding mitochondrial import inner membrane translocase subunit TIM14, with amino-acid sequence MASSIILTGLGLAAVGFAGKHVMRRMPAMTTKFNEAMKNLPKFDAESLANAKYYKGGFDPKMNKREASLILGVSPSASKSKVKDAHKRIMLLNHPDRGGSPYLAAKINEAKDFMDNAK; translated from the exons atg GCATCATCGATAATATTAACTGGCTTAGGATTGGCAGCTGTTGGATTTGCTGGTAAACATGTTATGCGTCGTATGCCGGCCATGACCACCAAATTCAATGAGGCAATGaagaatttgccaaaatttgatgctGAGTCTTTGGCCAATGCCAAATACTATAAGGGAGGGTTTGATCCAAAAATGAACAAGAGAGAAGCATCTTTAATATTGGGTGTTAGTCCTAGTGCATCCAAATCCAAG GTGAAAGATGCTCACAAACGAATTATGTTACTGAATCATCCGGATCGTGGTGGTTCTCCATATTTGGCTGCTAAAATTAATGAAGCCAAGGATTTCATGGACAATGCTAAGTAG
- the LOC142233033 gene encoding uncharacterized protein LOC142233033 isoform X2: MFLNTNLELTSICVNCWDRMANFWRFQQKAATTVGKTQQVSQGTTCMLCSTSTDVSSLEENVEALQILNRFFDIKLTNVIKICCDCWKMIFEFHKFQESVLHGQKINDKCIKLSEIPGLDNDESRAEFPVDVKSDKTDYITNGFDQIVVKEEPELELIDIHNESEHELYTKFQETSSMYYKADVNKVHNTNAISKKENKEYIEYNSSDEERNDSDPMQRSYEKRKTIPELDAIIAQWRPVLHCPYCRNTATTFTLLQGHCHTQHPGRKCYITCCQCKLRTHYYIEEHIRYHADATIFNCEICGQENRTRLRLKRHKDYWHSGPCKTIANDMPSNNNDLLCLECGKRPKTLGALRKHLHRHEAKRKFKCAVCDKGFRGRTDLRTHLATHGENACPYCPMTFKFLSKLKRHLKQEHADMEQIL, translated from the exons atg TTCCTGAATACAAACCTTGAATTAACTTCTATTTGCGTCAACTGTTGGGATCGTATGGCAAACTTTTGGCGTTTCCAGCAGAAAGCTGCTACTACAGTTGGTAAAACACAACAGGTGTCTCAAGGTACCACATGTATGTTATGCTCAACTAGCACGGACGTATCATCCCTGGAAGAAAATGTCGAAGCTCTTCAAATACTAAATAGGTTTtttgatatcaaattaacaaatGTGATTAAAATTTGCTGTGATTGTTGGAAAATGATTTTCGAGTTCCATAAATTTCAAGAGTCAGTGCTTCATGGCCAAAAAATTAACGATAAGTGCATAAAGTTGAGTGAAATTCCGGGTCTTGATAATGACGAAAGCAGAGCAGAGTTTCCAGTTGATGTCAAATCTGATAAAACAGATTATATTACAAATGGCTTCGATCAAATTGTTGTAAAAGAAGAACCTGAATTGGAATTAATCGATATACACAACGAAAGTGAACACGAATTATATACTAAATTCCAAGAAACAAGTTCTATGTATTACAAAGCAGATGTTAACAAAGTCCATAACACAAATGCCATcagcaaaaaagaaaacaaagaatATATAGAATATAATTCTTCGGATGAGGAACGCAATGATTCCGATCCAATGCAAAGATCATATGAAAAAAGAAAGACAATACCTGAACTTGATGCAATTATAGCCCAATGGCGACCTGTACTTCATTGTCCCTATTGCAGAAACACTGCCACGACATTTACACTTTTGCAAGGCCATTGTCATACTCAACATCctggtagaaaatgttatattacATGTTGCCAGTGTAAGCTTAGAACACATTACTACATTGAAGAACATATTCGTTATCATGCCGATGCGACCATATTCAATTGTGAAATATGTGGCCAAGAAAATAGAACGAGACTACGTTTGAAACGTCATAAGGACTATTGGCATTCGGGACCATGTAAAACAATTGCAAATGATATGCCAAGTAATAACAATGATTTACTATGTCTGGAGTGTGGAAAACGACCTAAAACTCTCGGAGCTCTACGTAAACACTTGCACAGACATGAGGCTAAACGAAAATTTAAATGTGCCGTGTGTGATAAGGGTTTCAGAGGTCGCACCGATTTACGAACACATCTAGCTACTCATGGTGAAAATGCATGTCCTTATTGCCCAATGacatttaaatttctttctaaACTGAAAAGGCATCTCAAACAGGAGCACGCGGATATGGAACAAATACTATGA
- the LOC142233033 gene encoding uncharacterized protein LOC142233033 isoform X1, with translation MVKIICRLCTRDCTNQNYKKLYDDCEVYRITTEYFDAMFLNTNLELTSICVNCWDRMANFWRFQQKAATTVGKTQQVSQGTTCMLCSTSTDVSSLEENVEALQILNRFFDIKLTNVIKICCDCWKMIFEFHKFQESVLHGQKINDKCIKLSEIPGLDNDESRAEFPVDVKSDKTDYITNGFDQIVVKEEPELELIDIHNESEHELYTKFQETSSMYYKADVNKVHNTNAISKKENKEYIEYNSSDEERNDSDPMQRSYEKRKTIPELDAIIAQWRPVLHCPYCRNTATTFTLLQGHCHTQHPGRKCYITCCQCKLRTHYYIEEHIRYHADATIFNCEICGQENRTRLRLKRHKDYWHSGPCKTIANDMPSNNNDLLCLECGKRPKTLGALRKHLHRHEAKRKFKCAVCDKGFRGRTDLRTHLATHGENACPYCPMTFKFLSKLKRHLKQEHADMEQIL, from the exons atggtcaaaattatatgcaGGTTGTGTACCAGAGATTGCACAaaccaaaattacaaaaaactcTATGATGATTGCGAAGTGTATAGAATAACAACTGAGTACTTCGATGCaatg TTCCTGAATACAAACCTTGAATTAACTTCTATTTGCGTCAACTGTTGGGATCGTATGGCAAACTTTTGGCGTTTCCAGCAGAAAGCTGCTACTACAGTTGGTAAAACACAACAGGTGTCTCAAGGTACCACATGTATGTTATGCTCAACTAGCACGGACGTATCATCCCTGGAAGAAAATGTCGAAGCTCTTCAAATACTAAATAGGTTTtttgatatcaaattaacaaatGTGATTAAAATTTGCTGTGATTGTTGGAAAATGATTTTCGAGTTCCATAAATTTCAAGAGTCAGTGCTTCATGGCCAAAAAATTAACGATAAGTGCATAAAGTTGAGTGAAATTCCGGGTCTTGATAATGACGAAAGCAGAGCAGAGTTTCCAGTTGATGTCAAATCTGATAAAACAGATTATATTACAAATGGCTTCGATCAAATTGTTGTAAAAGAAGAACCTGAATTGGAATTAATCGATATACACAACGAAAGTGAACACGAATTATATACTAAATTCCAAGAAACAAGTTCTATGTATTACAAAGCAGATGTTAACAAAGTCCATAACACAAATGCCATcagcaaaaaagaaaacaaagaatATATAGAATATAATTCTTCGGATGAGGAACGCAATGATTCCGATCCAATGCAAAGATCATATGAAAAAAGAAAGACAATACCTGAACTTGATGCAATTATAGCCCAATGGCGACCTGTACTTCATTGTCCCTATTGCAGAAACACTGCCACGACATTTACACTTTTGCAAGGCCATTGTCATACTCAACATCctggtagaaaatgttatattacATGTTGCCAGTGTAAGCTTAGAACACATTACTACATTGAAGAACATATTCGTTATCATGCCGATGCGACCATATTCAATTGTGAAATATGTGGCCAAGAAAATAGAACGAGACTACGTTTGAAACGTCATAAGGACTATTGGCATTCGGGACCATGTAAAACAATTGCAAATGATATGCCAAGTAATAACAATGATTTACTATGTCTGGAGTGTGGAAAACGACCTAAAACTCTCGGAGCTCTACGTAAACACTTGCACAGACATGAGGCTAAACGAAAATTTAAATGTGCCGTGTGTGATAAGGGTTTCAGAGGTCGCACCGATTTACGAACACATCTAGCTACTCATGGTGAAAATGCATGTCCTTATTGCCCAATGacatttaaatttctttctaaACTGAAAAGGCATCTCAAACAGGAGCACGCGGATATGGAACAAATACTATGA